GGGGGACGAGAGATCGTTTATGCTAAATATGCACTACACTTTTTAACTAAAATTTACACCGCCTTCTCTTTGGCGGTGTAATCTTTTGTCATGTGAAATTTGGAGAAATTTAGCCACCAAAGATGGCTAAATTTGAAGTTATCTTAAAATTTGAATCTTTGCTTTTGCACGGAGTTTATCAAAATAATCAGCCATAAGTTTTTCTTGCTCGCCTTGATAAAGCTCGTTTATAACATTATCCTTAACATCTGCAAAGCTTGGAGTGTATGAGCCTATTTTTTCTTTTACATAAAACATATCAAAACTATCAGCGCCTTGTAGTATTTGGGTAAATTCGCCATTATTTGTGCCAGATATTATAGCTGCTAGCCTTGGATCTATGCTTTGATAGTCTAAACTTAGCTCTTGCGTTTGTACGCTACTAAGTAGTGATGGACTTGTTTTTTGAGCTTCTAATTCTTCAGGATTTTTTGCCCTATAAAGAACCACTTTAGCAGTGCTAAAGACCTTAAATTTATCAGGATTAGCATCAAAATACATCTTTGCTTTTTGCTCATTTACATTTTTGCCAGCTTCAGCCAAAATGCTTTTATAAAGCTTTTCTTGAAGCATCTTTTTTTCTATGTTGTTTTTAAACTCCAAAAAGTCCATGCCTTGAGCTTGGATGGAGCTTCTAAACTGCGAGTTTGTCATGCCATTTTGTTTTGCGATCGCTTCGACTCTGTCATTTAATTCAAACGGTGTTACGCTTAAGTTTAAATTTTTTATCTGAGCATCTTCGAGTCTATCTCTTATGAGTAAATTTAAGGCATCTTGTTCGCTAGCTCTTAGCTGCTCTTTCAAGCTATAAACTTCATAAAGCGTGATTGGTTCGTTCTCTACAATAGCTGCGATACCGTTTATCATCTGAGCCGAATATAAATTTAAAGCACTTAGCATGCCAGCAGCCAAAAAGAGCAATTTTTTCATAATAAAACCTTTATTTAAGTATTTAGTAAATATAATTTTGGGCAATTATAACATAAAAATAAGGCACAAAATGATAGTTACTAGATTTGCTCCGTCGCCTACTGGATACCTACATATAGGCGGACTTAGGACAGCCCTTTATAATTATTTATACGCAAGAGCTAATAATGGAAAATTTTTACTTCGTATCGAAGATACTGACTTAAAACGAAACTCTGAAGAGGCTACGCAAGCCATAAAAGAGGCATTTGCTTGGTGCAAGCTTGATCACGACGGTGAAGTGACATATCAGTCAAAGAGGTTTGATCTTTACAAAGAGTATGTTAAGAAGCTTCTTGAAGAAGGCAAGGCATATAAATGCTATATGAGTAAGGATGAGCTTGAAGAGCTTAGAGCTAGCCAAGAAGCAAAAAAAGAGCGTCCAAAATATGATAATAGATATAGAGATTTTACAGGCAATCCTCCAGCTGGCATCGAGCCAGTCATCCGTATAAAAGCCCCGCTTAGCGGCGAGATTGTCATACATGATGGCATAAAAGGCGAGGTTAAATTTAAGGTTGAAGACATATTAGATGACTTCATCATCGCAAGAAGCGACGGCACACCGACCTATAACTTCACAGTTGTGATAGATGACGCATTAATGGGCGTAACAGACGTCATCCGCGGCGATGATCACCTCTCAAATACCCCAAAACAGATCGTTCTTTACGAGGCACTTGGCTTTAAGGTGCCAAAATTTTATCACGTCGCTATGATAAACGGCGAGGATGGCAAAAAGCTTAGCAAAAGGCATGGTGCGACTGATGTTATGGAGTATAAAAAGATGGGCTACTTGCCTGAAGCGCTCTTAAATTTTCTCGTTCGTCTTGGC
The sequence above is drawn from the Campylobacter concisus genome and encodes:
- a CDS encoding peptidylprolyl isomerase yields the protein MKKLLFLAAGMLSALNLYSAQMINGIAAIVENEPITLYEVYSLKEQLRASEQDALNLLIRDRLEDAQIKNLNLSVTPFELNDRVEAIAKQNGMTNSQFRSSIQAQGMDFLEFKNNIEKKMLQEKLYKSILAEAGKNVNEQKAKMYFDANPDKFKVFSTAKVVLYRAKNPEELEAQKTSPSLLSSVQTQELSLDYQSIDPRLAAIISGTNNGEFTQILQGADSFDMFYVKEKIGSYTPSFADVKDNVINELYQGEQEKLMADYFDKLRAKAKIQILR
- the gltX gene encoding glutamate--tRNA ligase, giving the protein MIVTRFAPSPTGYLHIGGLRTALYNYLYARANNGKFLLRIEDTDLKRNSEEATQAIKEAFAWCKLDHDGEVTYQSKRFDLYKEYVKKLLEEGKAYKCYMSKDELEELRASQEAKKERPKYDNRYRDFTGNPPAGIEPVIRIKAPLSGEIVIHDGIKGEVKFKVEDILDDFIIARSDGTPTYNFTVVIDDALMGVTDVIRGDDHLSNTPKQIVLYEALGFKVPKFYHVAMINGEDGKKLSKRHGATDVMEYKKMGYLPEALLNFLVRLGWSHGDDEIFTIEDMLKYFNPNDINKSSSTYNAQKLDWLNSHYIKTLPYERLAHDMLEFGVDFKALVKGELLLNSLRERSKTLIEMANSANAIINAPKSYDEKAWAKFINENSKEILAKFAQILDRDLDAKGYEELTNKFLEQNGLKLKDLAQALRIALTGSSVSPSIFEVLEVVGSSETKNRIQNLLKEEK